One region of Phycisphaerae bacterium genomic DNA includes:
- a CDS encoding NAD(P) transhydrogenase subunit alpha, translated as MFDVLLMIVIFVLAFAVGYVLIVRVPQMLHTPLMSMTNAISAVTILGAFLLFAVPTSTVEKLLGGVAIVTAMFNVVGGFVITDRMLGMFKKKDAAV; from the coding sequence ATGTTCGATGTGCTTCTCATGATCGTGATCTTCGTGCTGGCTTTCGCCGTCGGCTACGTGCTGATTGTGCGTGTACCGCAAATGCTGCACACGCCCCTCATGTCCATGACCAACGCCATTTCGGCCGTCACGATCCTGGGCGCGTTCCTGCTGTTCGCGGTGCCGACGAGCACCGTGGAAAAGCTGTTGGGCGGGGTGGCGATTGTCACGGCGATGTTCAACGTCGTCGGCGGATTCGTGATCACCGACCGCATGCTGGGCATGTTCAAAAAGAAGGATGCGGCAGTGTAA
- a CDS encoding NAD(P)(+) transhydrogenase (Re/Si-specific) subunit beta, whose product MSGLWIDLGIILILIAGIAQFRTPRAARRGNLTAAVALLCAVVVVLARHGVLHVPLVVIMALLGSCLGGWVATRVNMIQIPAMVAFQHGAGGVAAFLVSFVELTRDSAEPLTQTAEIAALLGLVIGAATFSGSVLASAKLANRLRQTPTRLPYHNGLLLANLAALIVLGVWTGVTASSGVVLGTSLALIVGAVVLGIIFAIRIGGADMPVLISFLNATAGLAAAFCGIAIGNRLLIACGATVAASGSILTHVMCRAMNRGLVGVFAGLRPHHAPAAAPQASTAAIRPAAAASPAPVAVPCPPADTAREAGALPEAPPADPSARAADLLRTARSVIIIPGYGMALAEASEEVVQLGEQLTALNKAVLFAIHPVAGRMPGHMHVLLAEAEVDYGKLRELKDVNGQFAQTDVALVVGACDVVNPAAIEATDTPISGMPILRADEARHVIVCNLDERPGYSGVPNPLYHNPKTILLLGDAQTTIGALRQRLEDQTRGATGASEAAPPLARELVEHPASKYNTAG is encoded by the coding sequence ATGTCAGGGCTTTGGATCGACCTTGGGATCATCCTGATCCTCATTGCGGGGATCGCGCAGTTCCGTACGCCAAGGGCCGCCCGGAGGGGGAATCTCACGGCAGCCGTGGCCCTATTGTGTGCGGTCGTGGTCGTGCTGGCTCGCCACGGTGTGCTCCACGTCCCGCTCGTGGTAATCATGGCGCTCCTCGGCAGTTGCCTGGGCGGCTGGGTGGCCACCCGCGTGAACATGATTCAGATTCCCGCGATGGTCGCGTTCCAGCACGGGGCGGGGGGCGTCGCCGCATTCCTCGTCTCGTTCGTTGAACTGACCCGCGACTCCGCCGAACCGCTGACGCAGACCGCCGAGATTGCCGCGCTGCTGGGACTGGTGATCGGCGCCGCGACGTTCAGCGGCAGCGTGCTCGCAAGTGCGAAGCTGGCTAACCGCCTGCGCCAGACGCCCACGCGTTTGCCGTACCACAATGGACTCCTGCTCGCGAACCTGGCCGCGCTGATCGTGCTCGGCGTGTGGACGGGCGTGACTGCGAGCAGCGGGGTGGTTCTGGGGACTTCCCTGGCGCTGATTGTGGGTGCGGTGGTGCTCGGCATCATCTTCGCCATTCGTATCGGGGGCGCGGACATGCCCGTGCTGATCTCGTTCTTGAATGCGACCGCGGGGTTGGCGGCGGCGTTCTGTGGGATCGCCATTGGCAACCGCCTGCTCATCGCGTGCGGCGCCACCGTGGCCGCGTCGGGCTCGATCCTCACGCACGTGATGTGCCGGGCGATGAACCGCGGCCTGGTGGGCGTGTTCGCGGGGTTGCGGCCGCACCATGCACCCGCCGCCGCGCCGCAGGCATCCACGGCCGCGATCCGCCCGGCTGCGGCCGCGTCGCCCGCGCCGGTGGCCGTCCCGTGCCCGCCTGCCGATACTGCGCGCGAGGCCGGAGCGCTGCCCGAGGCGCCGCCTGCCGATCCGTCCGCGCGAGCAGCTGATCTGCTCCGGACGGCCCGCAGCGTGATCATCATCCCCGGCTATGGCATGGCGCTCGCCGAAGCGTCGGAGGAAGTTGTTCAACTGGGAGAGCAGTTGACCGCGCTGAACAAGGCAGTGCTGTTCGCGATTCACCCCGTCGCCGGACGGATGCCGGGCCACATGCACGTGTTGCTGGCCGAAGCGGAAGTCGATTACGGAAAGCTCCGCGAACTGAAAGATGTCAACGGCCAGTTCGCTCAGACTGACGTGGCGCTGGTTGTGGGGGCCTGCGACGTGGTCAATCCGGCGGCGATCGAGGCGACGGACACGCCGATTTCGGGCATGCCGATCCTGCGGGCCGACGAAGCTCGGCACGTTATTGTCTGCAATCTAGACGAGCGCCCGGGCTACTCGGGCGTCCCGAACCCGCTCTATCACAACCCGAAGACGATTCTGCTGCTCGGCGACGCTCAGACGACGATCGGCGCGCTGCGGCAACGGCTGGAGGACCAGACTCGTGGCGCAACCGGAGCCTCTGAAGCCGCGCCTCCGCTGGCGCGGGAGTTGGTGGAACACCCGGCCAGTAAATACAACACCGCCGGGTAG
- a CDS encoding NAD(P) transhydrogenase subunit alpha, with translation MIIGIPKEILPEERRVAALPETVKKFVELGFEVLVETHAGRGVFRADDEYVAAGARIAPDAASLFQRADVVLKVKQPHFNQNAGRHEAEMLREGSILITFLHPAAPANHDIIRTLRDRNITALTMDGIPRTSRAQTMDALTSMSTVTGYKAVLIAASHFPRFIPMIGTAIGAVQPAEILVVGAGVVGLQAIATAKRLGASVKAIDIRADARREAGSLKGTKVVGFEVPEELAVGDGGYARALPDEWLERERTLLRAIAPQMDIIILSALVPGEIAPVLLTDETVRRMRPGSVIVDVSIDQGGNCALTEAGREIVAHDVHVCGTANIPGSVAVDATWLYAHNMLHYVENLFRDGPGTFNADDEIVQRSLVTRDHRIIHTGALKAMGTT, from the coding sequence ATGATCATCGGAATTCCCAAAGAGATTCTCCCCGAGGAACGACGGGTCGCTGCCCTGCCCGAGACGGTGAAGAAATTCGTTGAACTGGGCTTTGAGGTTCTGGTCGAAACGCACGCAGGGCGCGGGGTCTTTCGTGCGGACGACGAATACGTCGCCGCGGGCGCGCGGATCGCCCCCGATGCCGCCAGCCTCTTTCAGCGCGCGGATGTCGTGCTGAAGGTGAAGCAGCCGCACTTCAACCAGAATGCCGGCCGCCACGAAGCGGAGATGCTGCGCGAGGGCTCCATCCTGATCACCTTCCTGCATCCGGCCGCACCGGCCAATCACGACATAATCCGCACCCTGCGCGACCGCAACATCACCGCGCTGACGATGGACGGCATCCCGCGCACCTCGCGGGCGCAGACGATGGACGCGCTGACCTCGATGAGCACGGTGACCGGCTACAAGGCGGTGCTCATCGCGGCTAGCCATTTTCCGCGCTTCATTCCGATGATCGGGACGGCGATCGGCGCCGTTCAGCCGGCGGAGATCCTGGTCGTCGGCGCCGGCGTCGTCGGACTCCAGGCGATCGCGACCGCGAAGCGCCTCGGCGCCAGCGTGAAAGCCATCGACATCCGGGCCGACGCGCGGCGCGAAGCGGGGAGTCTCAAGGGCACCAAGGTCGTCGGCTTTGAGGTACCGGAAGAGCTGGCTGTCGGCGACGGGGGTTATGCCCGCGCCTTGCCGGACGAGTGGCTCGAACGCGAGCGGACCCTGCTGCGGGCCATCGCGCCGCAGATGGACATCATCATTCTCAGCGCCCTCGTGCCCGGCGAGATCGCACCGGTCCTCCTGACAGATGAAACGGTGCGCCGCATGCGGCCGGGTTCCGTCATTGTCGACGTTTCCATCGACCAGGGCGGCAACTGCGCGCTCACCGAAGCGGGACGCGAGATCGTTGCGCATGACGTGCACGTGTGCGGGACCGCTAATATTCCCGGGTCAGTCGCGGTCGATGCAACCTGGCTGTACGCCCACAACATGCTGCATTACGTGGAGAACCTGTTCCGGGATGGTCCCGGCACCTTCAACGCGGATGACGAGATCGTGCAGCGCTCGCTCGTCACGCGCGACCACCGCATCATCCACACGGGGGCGCTCAAGGCAATGGGCACGACGTAG
- a CDS encoding response regulator transcription factor: MISRMVRSVGLRVETYGSVQEFLDLYDPRQAGCLVLDVRMPGQSGLDLQERLAALEVPLPIIFITGHGDIAMGVRAMKRGALDFIEKPFQDQVLLDAIHAALTRATEMHDVAQARDDARQRLATLTPREREVLALVVDGLANKQIAARLGTAEQTIKMHRGRLMRKMGADSLPALVRLAQLGGVAADPRR, translated from the coding sequence ATGATCAGCCGCATGGTGCGCTCGGTCGGTTTGCGCGTCGAAACCTACGGCTCGGTGCAGGAGTTTTTGGACCTGTATGACCCGCGGCAGGCCGGTTGCCTCGTCCTGGATGTCCGCATGCCGGGGCAGAGCGGTCTGGATCTGCAGGAACGTCTCGCCGCGTTGGAGGTTCCGCTGCCGATCATCTTCATCACGGGGCACGGCGATATCGCGATGGGCGTGCGCGCGATGAAACGCGGCGCCCTGGATTTCATTGAGAAGCCTTTTCAGGACCAGGTTCTGCTCGACGCGATTCACGCCGCGCTGACGCGGGCCACGGAAATGCACGACGTGGCCCAAGCGCGCGACGATGCACGTCAGCGCCTCGCCACGCTGACGCCGCGCGAGCGCGAGGTGCTCGCCCTGGTCGTGGACGGACTGGCGAACAAGCAAATCGCCGCGCGGCTCGGCACCGCGGAGCAGACCATCAAGATGCACCGCGGCCGCCTAATGAGGAAGATGGGCGCCGATTCGCTGCCGGCGCTGGTCCGCTTGGCCCAGCTCGGCGGGGTCGCCGCCGATCCACGTCGCTGA
- a CDS encoding DUF2934 domain-containing protein, whose product MKATQTRRPAEAKARDAARHPQPAADPVIPGEEAIRERAYQIFLARGDVPGSALQDWLRAEQELRSQSRA is encoded by the coding sequence ATGAAAGCCACCCAAACGCGTCGTCCGGCTGAAGCGAAGGCACGTGATGCGGCGCGACATCCCCAGCCAGCAGCGGACCCCGTCATTCCGGGGGAGGAGGCGATTCGCGAGCGCGCATACCAGATCTTTCTCGCGCGTGGTGACGTGCCTGGCAGCGCGCTACAGGACTGGCTGCGGGCCGAGCAGGAGCTGCGTTCTCAGTCGCGAGCCTGA
- a CDS encoding PAS domain S-box protein, with translation MSDARKTKAELAAESQRLRAKLAALESRNVAVHGAADARLNPSEHFRAVADYTYDLESWIGPDGRLLWVNPAVERLTGYSVTECLAMADYPLPLIHPADQPRMAGVFAEARAGSSGNDVPFRLRARDGGIRWVAVSWQPLQATDGRHLGYRSSIRDITDRKEAEEALQAQRALLDGIITHIPCGVYWKDRELRYRGCNAEFARAAGVSTPAEIEGKTDHELAWEPEQTAWFRRCDERVLTTGEALLNIEESERQADGRVAQLLTSKVPLRDADGQVCGVLGVDTDISALKAAQDELRRAHDELELRVQARTAELATANDQLRQEIAERVRVAEALRMSEERYRHVAELTSDFAYALRISPDGSFEAEWITDAFARVTGHSRTELGPARALLDLVHTDDRPVVLRSVQLLLAGKSSAAEFRIVRGDGEVRWLHNQARPEWDKLARRVVRILGAAQDISHAKRAEEEARQHQAALMHMARLSTMGGLTAQLAHELNQPLCTIVGNAQTAQRLLGADPPDIVETRAALNDIVTHGNRAADIIRRLRDFLRLQQPRPVVLNVERVIADIAALAEADARQHDASIDFGVAAQLPTVRGDPIQFQQVILNLIRNGLEAMTAMPAGTRALTVRARLDYAGRVVIGVSDLGPGLPDAVAARIFEPFFTTKPSGLGMGLVISRSIAEAYGGSLWMTKNAERGVTFHLALPATTAEEEP, from the coding sequence ATGTCCGACGCGCGAAAAACCAAAGCGGAACTCGCGGCCGAATCGCAGCGGCTGCGTGCCAAGCTGGCGGCGCTAGAGTCGCGGAACGTCGCCGTGCACGGTGCCGCAGATGCGCGCCTGAACCCGAGCGAGCATTTCCGAGCTGTGGCCGATTACACCTACGACCTGGAGTCCTGGATCGGCCCCGATGGCCGGCTGCTGTGGGTGAACCCGGCGGTCGAGCGATTGACGGGGTACTCGGTCACCGAGTGCCTCGCGATGGCTGACTATCCACTGCCGCTCATCCATCCGGCCGATCAGCCGCGGATGGCGGGGGTATTTGCAGAAGCACGCGCCGGGTCCAGCGGCAACGACGTTCCGTTTCGCCTGCGGGCCAGGGACGGGGGCATACGCTGGGTGGCCGTCTCATGGCAGCCGCTCCAGGCCACTGACGGCCGGCACCTGGGATACCGATCCAGTATTCGGGACATTACCGACCGTAAGGAGGCCGAGGAGGCACTCCAAGCGCAGCGCGCACTGCTCGATGGCATCATCACGCACATTCCGTGTGGCGTGTACTGGAAGGACCGCGAGTTGCGCTATCGCGGCTGCAACGCCGAATTCGCGCGGGCCGCCGGGGTGTCTACTCCCGCGGAGATTGAGGGCAAGACCGATCACGAACTCGCCTGGGAGCCGGAGCAGACGGCCTGGTTCCGCCGCTGTGACGAGCGCGTTCTGACCACCGGCGAAGCGCTGCTGAACATCGAGGAGTCCGAGCGCCAGGCCGACGGGCGGGTCGCCCAGCTCCTGACCAGCAAGGTGCCGCTGCGGGATGCGGACGGCCAAGTCTGCGGCGTGCTGGGCGTGGACACGGACATCAGTGCGCTCAAGGCCGCCCAAGACGAGCTGCGCCGCGCCCATGACGAGCTTGAGCTGCGCGTGCAGGCCCGCACGGCGGAGCTCGCGACGGCCAACGACCAGTTGCGCCAGGAGATCGCCGAGCGCGTGCGTGTCGCGGAAGCGCTGCGTATGAGCGAGGAGCGTTACCGGCACGTCGCGGAGCTGACCTCCGATTTTGCGTATGCCCTTCGCATTTCGCCCGACGGCTCGTTCGAAGCGGAGTGGATCACCGACGCCTTTGCCCGCGTGACCGGTCACAGCCGGACGGAACTTGGCCCAGCACGCGCCCTGCTGGACCTCGTTCACACCGACGACCGGCCGGTTGTACTGCGCAGCGTGCAGTTGTTGCTGGCCGGGAAGTCCAGTGCAGCGGAATTCCGCATTGTGCGCGGAGACGGTGAAGTGCGTTGGCTGCACAATCAGGCCCGGCCGGAGTGGGACAAGCTCGCACGCCGCGTGGTGCGCATCCTGGGGGCGGCCCAGGACATTAGTCACGCCAAGCGCGCCGAGGAAGAGGCGCGCCAGCACCAGGCGGCCCTCATGCACATGGCGCGCCTGAGCACGATGGGCGGCCTGACCGCCCAACTGGCGCACGAGCTGAACCAACCGCTCTGCACGATCGTCGGCAACGCCCAGACGGCGCAGCGCCTGCTGGGGGCGGACCCGCCGGACATTGTGGAAACACGCGCCGCGCTGAACGATATCGTCACGCACGGCAACCGCGCGGCGGACATCATCCGTCGGCTGCGCGACTTTCTGCGGCTCCAACAGCCGCGCCCGGTCGTGCTGAACGTCGAACGCGTGATCGCGGATATCGCGGCGCTCGCCGAGGCCGATGCACGTCAGCACGATGCCAGCATCGATTTCGGCGTCGCCGCACAATTGCCGACCGTACGGGGCGACCCCATCCAATTTCAGCAGGTCATCCTCAACCTGATCCGTAACGGACTGGAAGCCATGACGGCAATGCCGGCCGGCACGCGCGCCCTCACCGTGCGGGCGCGGTTGGACTACGCGGGCCGGGTCGTCATCGGCGTGAGCGACCTGGGACCGGGCCTTCCGGATGCGGTGGCGGCGCGCATCTTCGAGCCGTTCTTCACCACCAAGCCCAGCGGGCTCGGCATGGGCCTGGTCATCAGCCGCTCCATTGCGGAAGCCTACGGTGGGAGCCTGTGGATGACGAAGAACGCGGAGCGCGGTGTGACCTTTCACCTGGCGCTGCCCGCCACGACAGCGGAGGAAGAACCGTGA